Proteins encoded by one window of Amaranthus tricolor cultivar Red isolate AtriRed21 chromosome 4, ASM2621246v1, whole genome shotgun sequence:
- the LOC130810821 gene encoding uncharacterized protein LOC130810821, producing the protein MRVQRLEAAFMNAQHSMPQDPHNVAYASQECELATALQQAQIDHTSLLQQRAKMSWLRFGDDNTSFFHRSIKQRRLTYQSLGTAMYSIKLKGICSLSFTAQETKDSLWSIPNDKVPGLDGNDVVRNYQEFFTNGKLLKAWNVDAIILIPKTACRSRPGKNSLLHMCFINDIVKYYSRKHCLPSALLKIDPHKAYDMMEWQFIKDMLVALRFPSCFIWIVIACISSTSYSLLINGSPLEAFDAQRGLDQGDLMSPLLLVLGMEYL; encoded by the exons ATGAGGGTTCAGAGGTTAGAGGCTGCTTTTATGAATGCTCAACACTCTATGCCTCAGGATCCTCACAATGTGGCTTATGCTTCTCAAGAGTGTGAATTAGCGACAGCTCTACAGCAAGCTCAGATTGATCACACTTCTTTGCTACAACAGAGAGCTAAGATGTCTTGGCTTCGTTTTGGTGATGATAACACATCCTTCTTCCATAGGAGCATAAAACAAC GAAGGTTAACCTACCAATCATTAGGGACGGCTATGTACTCAATCAAACTCAAAGGGATATGCTCATTGTCCTTTACTGCTCAGGAAACTAAAGATTCTTTATGGAGTATACCGAATGATAAAGTTCCAGGCTTAGATG GTAATGATGTTGTTAGGAATTATCAAGAGTTCTTTACTAATGGAAAGTTGCTCAAAGCATGGAATGTTGATGCCATTATTCTGATCCCTAAAACTGCTTGCCGTTCACGTCCAG GAAAGAACAGTCTGTTACACATGTGCTTTATAAAT GATATTGTTAAATATTACTCTAGAAAACACTGTTTACCTAGTGCTCTGTTAAAGATTGACCCGCACAAAGCATATGATATGATGGAGTGGCAGTTTATTAAAGACATGCTAGTGGCTCTCAGATTCCCTTCTTGTTTCATATGGATTGTGATAGCTTGCATATCTTCAACTAGCTATTCTCTACTCATTAATGGTAGCCCGTTGGAAGCTTTTGATGCTCAAAGGGGCCTGGACCAAGGGGATCTCATGTCTCCGCTATTGTTAGTATTGGGCATGGAGTATCTATAA
- the LOC130810822 gene encoding uncharacterized protein LOC130810822, whose amino-acid sequence MGGLGVGNILHKNLILLFKWWWRFSESDNTLWKRIIKSVHDIKGDKASMDTFRNIKTGTWSSLTCNEPDIVKVRSILEDGMVLRVGDCSSIQFWHDRWCEAGVLKSIFPRLFAISLQKNSEISHMGEWAGSTWCWKLDWRRPLYDWESEEVRVLHQIIAQNGPKRYREDGLLWKNAEVAAYPTKYIKDKFNESLGSSLPKNILSIVWQKFIPPRAKLTLWLANKEKLKTADYLVEKGIIAPQNAWCPFCRSELESNSHILFTCRFAWRSWMEILKWWGLSASLHSKFPDFSTQWLGLVNVREHKDIWALTLGCVIWSLWYERNKIKFESKTPNLQNFVTSLKIRIGIWAKEIMGSSTYTPNVIYNADTFILQT is encoded by the coding sequence ATGGGAGGCCTTGGCGTGGGTAACATATTGCATAAAAACCTCATCCTCTTGTTCAAATGGTGGTGGCGTTTCTCTGAGTCTGACAATACACTGTGGAAAAGAATCATCAAATCTGTTCATGATATTAAGGGGGACAAGGCCTCCATGGATACTTTCAGGAATATCAAGACAGGCACATGGTCTtccttgacatgcaatgaaccAGACATTGTCAAAGTGAGATCGATTCTTGAAGATGGGATGGTATTAAGGGTAGGAGATTGTAGCTCAATTCAATTCTGGCATGACAGATGGTGTGAAGCAGGGGTCCTCAAAAGTATCTTCCCAAGATTGTTTGCAATATCGCTTCAAAAGAACTCTGAAATAAGTCATATGGGAGAATGGGCTGGAAGCACTTGGTGTTGGAAATTAGATTGGCGACGCCCGTTGTATGATTGGGAATCGGAAGAGGTGCGTGTGCTGCATCAAATCATTGCACAAAATGGGCCGAAGCGCTACAGGGAAGACGGGTTACTGTGGAAAAACGCAGAAGTGGCAGCATACCCTACGAAATACATCAAGGACAAATTCAATGAATCTCTTGGTTCATCTCTACCGAAAAACATCCTATCCATAGTTTGGCAAAAATTTATACCTCCACGAGCAAAACTAACACTGTGGCTGGCAAATAAGGAGAAGCTGAAAACAGCAGACTACCTTGTGGAAAAAGGAATCATTGCCCCGCAGAACGCATGGTGTCCATTTTGTAGATCTGAATTAGAATCAAATTCTCACATTCTTTTTACTTGCAGATTTGCCTGGAGATCGTGGATGGAAATTCTTAAATGGTGGGGACTCTCTGCTTCTCTCCATTCAAAGTTTCCCGATTTCAGCACCCAGTGGCTAGGTTTGGTGAATGTACGGGAACATAAAGACATCTGGGCTCTCACTCTAGGATGTGTCATCTGGTCGTTATGGTATGAAAGGAACAAGATAAAGTTCGAAAGTAAAACCCCCAATCTTCAAAATTTTGTAACGTCGCTGAAAATCAGAATTGGAATTTGGGCGAAGGAAATTATGGGCTCATCTACCTATACACCAAATGTGATATATAATGCAGACACTTTCATCTTGCAGACATAA